The Sporomusaceae bacterium FL31 sequence AAGCCCAAAGCACTTCCCGCCAAAGCAGCGGTCAAAATTGCTACAATCCAGAAATTCTGCTGCAAAGCCACTAATAAAATAGTGACTGAAGCAATGGTTGATACACCAGCCGCCAAGCCATCTAATCCATCAATAAGGTTGAGTGTATTGGTAAGCCCCACAATCCATAGAATTGTAAGCGGAATGGACAAGAAATCCACATAGATCATATCGCCAAACGGATTAGTAATCCAGTCAATACGAATATCAAATAATATAAGAACTGCAGCTGCTGCAATTTGACCAAGCAATTTGACTTTTGCTGGCAACTGCTTTAAATCATCAATAATGCCGACAATTAGGATTACAGTACCGCCTAATAATAAACCCAGAATTTCGTGACTCACATGCATGCTGGCAAGCACCGCCAGTACAAAGCCGGCATAAATGGCGAGTCCGCCCATTCGTGGAATGGGTTTAGTATGAACTTTGCGGGCATCAGGCGCATCCATTGCTCCTGCTTTAATCGCAACATCAATAATTCGCGGAGTTAAGAAGTAAGCTACTATGAGAGCCACAGTAAATGCTACAATATATGTCTGCATAAATTTAACACCTCATTTCTATGCAACAAACCTATTTTACATCAGCCTATCCAACCTGTCAATCGACGTCGTTTCGCATATAACAGGGCATTTAAAGCAATTTCACGCAACAGGCAGAAGATTCTCCGCAGACAGGTTGCCTGGCGCTGTTATACGCCGTCAAACACGACTATGCGCAGTATCCCTTTCGCCTTAACTTGGCAACATGATCTTGGGTGAGTGTTTTTATATCAACTTGGTATCTTTCTGCCAAAATATACATCATTGTAAAACAACACTGAGCAACATCCAGAAGCTCACAAGCACAACCGCGCAGTGCGGCATCATTGGATAATTCTTGTTTTTCACCAGAAGCGCCGGCTTTTTTGCCCAGATATTGAGTTAACTCGCCTATTTCTTCCTGTATTTTACAAACTGTAGTCAATAACGTAACTTGATCGAGATTTAGTCGCGGCAGAGCCATATATTTAAAGTTGCCAGCCGTTTCAATACGATAGCATTGTGATTTATCAAAGCCATACCCTTTAGCCTCAAGTTTGGTTAAATGAACATCAATAAGCGCCTCAGCCTGAATCCCATAACAATCTTCCATAACAAAAATCATGGTGACACAAGTTTGTGCTACATCTAAAAGTTCGCCAGAAACTTCCCCCAGCAGCTCAGAAAATACTTTGGCATGAGGCTGCTGCTCATAAGGAAGGAAATGCAACACAGCGCGAGCCAGTTCACCGGCTTCTTCCATGATTTTTAACAAGGTGGATTGCAGGGTTGGCGAGAGATTATTTAGTTTTGGCAGATGAATGGCTTCAAACATGGTATTGTCCCCCGCAAAATACTCGTACCTAGTAAATTTTAGCACACCATGAGGCAAATTTTCAATTTTTATATTAAGATTTTTTTCGACATATTACCTCTTGTCCCTAATAATCGGCTGGCAATAACACTGCTTTGGATACAATAAATCCAAAACCTTAGCTTGACTTGCAAGACCACTAGTGCAATCTGTAAAAACCTGCGGTATACCACCGGCATATCCCCTAACCCGTTCTGCTCCAAATAGTTCCCGGGCGGTCGTGATAGCTTTAGCAAAATCACTATTCTGAACTGGCTCTTGGTGCAGATAATTAGTTAGCTCGTCACCGTAAAGCCAGCAATCAGGCGCATCGGCTCGCCGTCCCACCACAACCGAGCAATAGGGTCCATGACCTTTGTCACGTTTTTGCCTGGCTGATAACAGGCTGCGATAGATCACATCATCAGGCGGCAAGGTATAGCCAAACATGACGATATGCTCGGCTTTTTCCAAAGAAATTCGCATATCACGCTGAATCTCTTCCAAAAAAGGCGGGTGATGCCCCTTAAAGCTGCTCTGCATAATCAATGGCGTATGAAGCAATTCTGTCAGTGTGCCACAATAAGCGCATTGCATCGCATCAGCCTGCCCCTGCAAATAGGCATCGGCTTCTTCAATCGAACGCGGCTGATGCCAGTCTTTCGACAACCGGGGCAGCAGTGGCGGAATAAACAGACTGGGAGAATGATAACCCCATTGATTTCCAAGATACATGGTGACTTTTCCGCAGCTGGGACATTCCCGCCAGCCAGAGCAGCCGTGAGGAAAATAAAATTTGCCAATCCGCACCCGACGAGAGCTGCTCTGACTGCTGTCATTGACTTGCTGAACGACCGATTCGTTATGCGGGTACCAGATATTCGGCTCACAAGAATCAACGCGTCTGATGCCCATAAAGTAACTTAAATCATGAAATAATTCCAAAGAAACAACAAGGTTATCAATAAGCAATCTATTGCCGGCATGATTCAGTTTACGATGAGCATTAAAAATAAGCCACAATAAAATAGTGTCCCAATTCATATGAATCACAGCATAACTAAATAAATAAAACCTTCTGTCACTTAAGGTATGTCCAGCCGAAAAAAATCGCTGCCCTTCGGCTTGCATGAGCTGGGCCAAAATTTCGGCAAAGCCGATATATTGTTGGTATACCGCCATCTCCTGCAATAGAGTTTTATGATAGGCATGAAAATGTAAGAGTCCGATCAGCATGATTAACGCATTTCTGGCTAATACTAACGACTCTGGGGTTACAAATCGCGGATCAGCCCCCTGACTGCCATAAACATGAAAACCATGCCGGCTGCCAATGTGCATATCCAACAAATTGAACAGATCCTGCAGGCGAAAGGACGATGCATTATGCCCAGGACAAATATGCACCAGCTGTTTTAGCGTGCCCCAGTCATATGTGTAACGTAATTCACGCCCACGCTGAATAAGCTTTTCGGCTGTCAAATCACAAAACTGCCGCTGCAATGCTTCTTGCTGGACTGAGGATGGAAATGCAGCCGCTGCGCCTTCGTCATCACCTAGAATCAGCAACAAATCGCCAACACAATCACTGATCCCAGGCAGGCCAAAAGCCGACTGCACACGTTCCTGTAAAGATTTCTCTTGCTGCGCTAAACAGTATATCGCTTGTCCCAACTCATCAGTTGTGTGCATATTAAGCGCCCGTGTAGCTCCGGCCCCCCAGAAAATAACGGTCTCAGGCCAAATGGGTTTATAACTTTTCCACTGCGACATAATCTTACCTTTCCCAGAACATGATGGCAAAAAAATCTTCAACGCTAAGCATTCTCAATCAGCAGTTGTTTTATACAAAATGCAACCAGACAGTGCCGCCTGCCTGGTAAACGAAAAAGCATCCGGAATTTCCGGATGCTTTTTATCCAAACAAATAATTCACTTTGTTAATACCTTTTGGTTGCCATAAATCGTCCTTTTGCATAATTGCAATAAAACAATCCACTACTGTAGGGTCAAATTGCGTACCTTGGCAGCGTTGAATTTCCTGAATAGCTTCAGCTTGGGTAAAGCATTGCCGGTAAATCCGGGGAGTTGTCATCGCATCAAACGAATCAGCAACAGCTACAATTCGAGCTCCTAGGGGGATTTTATGCCCCTTTAAGCCATCCGGATACCCGTTTCCATCAAAACGTTCATGATGAAAACGTACAATGTCAGAAATTGAGCTAAAGGATTTTACCTTATTGACAATACTATAGCCAATAACAGGATGTTGTTTGATGATAGCAAACTGCTCGTCCGTAAGGCGGCCAGGCTTATTCAGCACTTCGTCAGGAATCCCAATTTTACCGATATCATGCAAATGAGCACCAATATGAACTAAATGCTGCTCTTCAGCATTGAGACCAATTCGCTGAGCAATCAATAAAGCTATATCGGCCACCCGTTCAGAAT is a genomic window containing:
- a CDS encoding undecaprenyl-phosphate alpha-N-acetylglucosaminyl 1-phosphate transferase, translating into MQTYIVAFTVALIVAYFLTPRIIDVAIKAGAMDAPDARKVHTKPIPRMGGLAIYAGFVLAVLASMHVSHEILGLLLGGTVILIVGIIDDLKQLPAKVKLLGQIAAAAVLILFDIRIDWITNPFGDMIYVDFLSIPLTILWIVGLTNTLNLIDGLDGLAAGVSTIASVTILLVALQQNFWIVAILTAALAGSALGFLQHNFNPAKIFMGDTGSMFLGYMLAAVSVIGAVKSAATIALIVPIVALGLPIMDTAFAIIRRYMSGKPIFKPDRGHLHHRLLEMGFSQKQAVLLMYVISGCLGLSAIALTEVNKGLGILIILAIVGVAFFGARKIGVLKAAKSAQSH
- a CDS encoding phosphohydrolase, whose amino-acid sequence is MSSQSFLLEDLHQLVDALAAALDAKSSYTLGHSERVADIALLIAQRIGLNAEEQHLVHIGAHLHDIGKIGIPDEVLNKPGRLTDEQFAIIKQHPVIGYSIVNKVKSFSSISDIVRFHHERFDGNGYPDGLKGHKIPLGARIVAVADSFDAMTTPRIYRQCFTQAEAIQEIQRCQGTQFDPTVVDCFIAIMQKDDLWQPKGINKVNYLFG
- a CDS encoding nucleotide pyrophosphohydrolase; the encoded protein is MFEAIHLPKLNNLSPTLQSTLLKIMEEAGELARAVLHFLPYEQQPHAKVFSELLGEVSGELLDVAQTCVTMIFVMEDCYGIQAEALIDVHLTKLEAKGYGFDKSQCYRIETAGNFKYMALPRLNLDQVTLLTTVCKIQEEIGELTQYLGKKAGASGEKQELSNDAALRGCACELLDVAQCCFTMMYILAERYQVDIKTLTQDHVAKLRRKGYCA